A single Phragmites australis chromosome 4, lpPhrAust1.1, whole genome shotgun sequence DNA region contains:
- the LOC133914309 gene encoding peroxidase 2-like — protein sequence MASKVTTLLSCALLLVAATCQAAAGHYNPPSPGTCGLKVGYYHDKCPHAEAIVKHAVKAAVLQNRGTGAGLIRMLFHDCFVEGCDASVLLDPTPANPQPEKLGPPNNPSLRGFEVIDAAKAALERACPGVVSCADIVAFAARDASFFLSGRRVDFDMPAGRLDGRVSIASRTLDFLPPPTFSLSQLVASFAAKGLGVEDMVVLSGAHTVGRSHCSSFVPDRLAVPSDINAGFANFLRGQCPANPSSSNDPTVVQDVVTPDNLDNQYYRNVQAHRVLFTSDASLLTSPATAKMVSDNANIPGWWEDRFKAAMVKMASVEVKTGSGGEVRRNCRVVNY from the exons ATGGCGAGCAAGGTGACCACTCTGCTCTCGTGCGCGTTGCTGCTCGTGGCGGCGACATGCCAAGCAGCAGCTGGTCACTATAACCCTCCGAGCCCAGGTACGTGCGGCCTCAAGGTGGGCTACTACCACGACAAGTGCCCGCACGCCGAGGCCATCGTCAAGCACGCCGTCAAAGCCGCTGTCCTCCAGAACCGCGGCACCGGCGCCGGCCTCATCCGCATGCTCTTCCACGATTGCTTCGTCGAG GGCTGTGACGCCTCCGTCCTCCTGGACCCGACGCCAGCCAACCCGCAGCCGGAGAAGCTCGGTCCGCCAAACAACCCCAGCCTCCGCGGCTTCGAGGTCATCGATGCTGCCAAGGCAGCCCTCGAGAGGGCCTGCCCTGGCGTTGTCTCCTGCGCGGACATCGTTGCCTTCGCCGCCCGTGACgcctccttcttcctcagcgGCCGCAGGGTCGACTTCGACATGCCAGCCGGCCGCCTCGACGGGCGCGTCTCCATCGCCTCCCGCACCCTCGACTTCCTCCCGCCGCCGACTTTCAGCCTCTCCCAGCTCGTCGCCAGCTTCGCCGCCAAGGGCCTCGGCGTCGAGGACATGGTCGTGCTCTCGGGCGCGCACACCGTCGGCCGATCCCACTGCTCGTCTTTCGTCCCCGACCGCCTCGCCGTCCCCTCAGACATCAACGCTGGGTTCGCCAACTTCCTGAGGGGCCAGTGCCCCGCGAACCCAAGCTCGAGCAACGACCCCACGGTGGTGCAGGACGTCGTGACGCCCGACAACTTGGACAACCAGTACTACAGGAACGTGCAGGCACACCGGGTGCTCTTCACGTCGGACGCGTCGCTCCTGACGTCGCCAGCGACCGCGAAGATGGTGTCCGACAACGCCAACATCCCCGGGTGGTGGGAGGACAGGTTCAAAGCGGCCATGGTTAAGATGGCCAGCGTCGAAGTGAAaaccggcagcggcggcgaggtCAGGCGAAACTGCCGGGTCGTCAATTACTAG